Proteins encoded by one window of Streptomyces sp. LX-29:
- a CDS encoding NUDIX hydrolase has translation MGIQDTPEEWEVVETATPFTGNKTGVRTDRVVMPDGSTVLRDYQTHPGSVAVVAVDDQDRVLVLRQYRHPVRQRLWEIPAGLLDVPGENPLRAAQRELYEEAHVKAEEWHVLTDVYTSPGGCDEAVRIFLARGLSEVEGERFEVSEEEADMELARVPLPDLVRGVLAGELHNTCLTAGVLSLHAALSTDLGLDGLRPAEAPWPARPFEA, from the coding sequence ATGGGCATTCAGGACACCCCGGAGGAGTGGGAGGTCGTCGAGACCGCCACCCCGTTCACCGGCAACAAGACCGGCGTCCGCACGGACCGGGTCGTCATGCCCGACGGCTCCACCGTCCTGCGCGACTACCAGACCCACCCCGGCTCGGTCGCCGTCGTCGCCGTCGACGACCAGGACCGCGTCCTCGTGCTGCGGCAGTACCGGCACCCGGTGCGACAGCGGCTCTGGGAGATCCCCGCCGGACTGCTCGACGTCCCCGGCGAGAACCCGCTCCGCGCGGCTCAGCGCGAGCTCTACGAGGAGGCGCACGTCAAGGCCGAGGAGTGGCACGTCCTCACCGACGTCTACACCAGCCCCGGCGGCTGCGACGAGGCCGTACGGATCTTCCTGGCGCGCGGCCTCTCCGAGGTCGAGGGCGAGCGCTTCGAGGTCTCCGAGGAGGAGGCCGACATGGAGCTCGCGCGCGTGCCGCTGCCCGACCTCGTCCGCGGTGTGCTCGCCGGCGAGCTGCACAACACCTGTCTCACGGCGGGCGTGCTCTCCCTCCACGCGGCGCTCTCCACCGACCTCGGCCTCGACGGCCTGCGCCCGGCGGAGGCCCCCTGGCCGGCCCGGCCCTTCGAGGCGTAG
- the ald gene encoding alanine dehydrogenase, with amino-acid sequence MKVGIPREVKNNEFRVAITPAGVHELVRNGHQVFVEQGAGVGSSIVDEEYVAAGATILGTADEVWATADLLLKVKEPIAEEYHRLRKGQTLFTYLHLAASRECTDALLESGTTAIAYETVELANRALPLLAPMSEVAGRLAPQVGAYHLMASAGGRGVLPGGVPGVAPAKAVVIGGGVSGWNAAQIAVGMGFHVTLLDRDINKLREADKIFGTKVKTIVSNAFELEKAVLEADLVIGAVLIPGAKAPKLVTNELVSRMKPGSVLVDIAIDQGGCFEDSRPTTHAEPTFKIHNSVFYCVANMPGAVPNTSTYALTNATLPYIVELANRGWKEALGRDAALAKGLNTHEGQVVYGPVAEAHGLPSVELNSLLG; translated from the coding sequence GTGAAGGTCGGCATCCCCCGCGAAGTCAAGAACAACGAGTTCCGCGTGGCCATCACGCCCGCCGGCGTGCACGAGCTGGTCCGCAACGGCCACCAGGTCTTCGTTGAGCAGGGCGCCGGCGTCGGCTCCTCGATCGTGGACGAGGAGTACGTCGCCGCCGGTGCGACCATCCTCGGCACCGCGGACGAGGTCTGGGCCACCGCCGACCTGCTGCTGAAGGTCAAGGAGCCGATCGCGGAGGAGTACCACCGCCTCCGCAAGGGCCAGACCCTCTTCACCTACCTCCACCTGGCCGCCTCCCGCGAGTGCACCGACGCCCTGCTGGAGTCCGGCACCACGGCCATCGCCTACGAGACGGTCGAGCTCGCCAACCGCGCGCTGCCGCTGCTCGCCCCGATGTCCGAGGTCGCGGGCCGCCTGGCCCCGCAGGTCGGCGCCTACCACCTGATGGCCTCGGCCGGCGGTCGCGGCGTGCTGCCCGGCGGTGTCCCCGGTGTGGCCCCGGCCAAGGCCGTGGTGATCGGCGGCGGTGTCTCCGGCTGGAACGCGGCCCAGATCGCCGTCGGCATGGGCTTCCACGTGACCCTGCTGGACCGCGACATCAACAAGCTGCGCGAGGCCGACAAGATCTTCGGCACCAAGGTCAAGACGATCGTCTCCAACGCCTTCGAGCTGGAGAAGGCCGTCCTCGAGGCCGACCTGGTCATCGGCGCGGTCCTGATCCCCGGCGCCAAGGCGCCGAAGCTGGTCACCAACGAGCTGGTGTCCCGGATGAAGCCGGGAAGTGTCCTTGTCGACATTGCGATCGACCAGGGCGGCTGCTTCGAGGACTCGCGTCCGACCACGCACGCCGAGCCGACCTTCAAGATTCACAACTCGGTCTTCTACTGCGTCGCGAACATGCCGGGCGCGGTGCCCAACACCTCCACCTACGCGCTGACCAACGCCACGCTGCCCTACATCGTGGAGCTGGCCAACCGGGGCTGGAAGGAGGCGCTGGGCCGCGACGCCGCGCTCGCCAAGGGCCTCAACACCCATGAGGGACAGGTTGTTTACGGTCCGGTCGCCGAGGCGCACGGGCTGCCCTCCGTCGAGCTGAACAGCCTCCTGGGCTAA
- a CDS encoding segregation/condensation protein A, producing MPMNAAPAPPPRPPRRSLGRGPGAHPLDAGAADPRRPAEGPAEAEQPRTGPVPAPSEAPSTVPAEAEQPRTGPVPTPTEGPDEAAAPGGPEAGAAADPATEIRPETQGAAEAPTGRRSAGDGEDATEAGGRFTVRLDNFEGPFDLLLQLISKHRLDVTEVALSKVTDEFMAHIRAMGPDWDLDQTTEFLVVAATLLDLKAARLLPAAEVEDEADLALLEARDLLFARLLQYRAYKQIADIFSGRLDDEARRHPRTVGLEPHHAELLPEVVISIGAEGFARLAVKAMQPRPKPQVYVDHIHAPLVSVREQAEVVVARLRAAGEASFQELVEDAPDTLTVVARFLALLELYREKAVTLDQEEALGALTVRWAGGEGAEPRVTDEFDREPTRDEPDEPHEANETHGRDPDHREHREPDGAPVRAPEPQEETA from the coding sequence ATGCCCATGAACGCCGCCCCCGCCCCGCCGCCCCGGCCACCCCGCCGAAGCCTCGGCCGCGGCCCGGGTGCCCATCCGCTCGACGCGGGGGCCGCTGACCCGCGAAGGCCCGCCGAAGGCCCGGCCGAGGCGGAGCAGCCCCGCACGGGGCCGGTTCCGGCGCCCTCGGAGGCGCCCTCGACGGTGCCGGCCGAGGCGGAGCAGCCCCGCACCGGGCCCGTCCCCACGCCCACGGAGGGCCCGGACGAGGCGGCGGCGCCCGGGGGCCCGGAGGCCGGCGCGGCGGCGGACCCGGCCACGGAGATCCGGCCGGAGACCCAGGGCGCGGCCGAGGCCCCGACCGGGCGGCGGTCCGCCGGGGACGGCGAGGACGCGACGGAGGCCGGCGGGCGTTTCACCGTGCGGCTGGACAACTTCGAGGGGCCCTTCGACCTCCTCCTCCAGCTGATCTCCAAGCACCGGTTGGACGTCACCGAGGTCGCGCTGTCCAAGGTGACCGACGAGTTCATGGCGCACATCCGCGCGATGGGCCCGGACTGGGACCTGGACCAGACCACCGAGTTCCTGGTGGTGGCCGCGACCCTGCTGGACCTGAAGGCCGCGCGGCTGCTGCCCGCCGCCGAGGTGGAGGACGAGGCGGACCTGGCGCTGCTGGAGGCCCGGGACCTGCTCTTCGCGCGACTGCTCCAGTACCGCGCGTACAAGCAGATCGCCGACATCTTCAGCGGGCGGCTGGACGACGAGGCCCGGCGCCACCCGCGCACGGTGGGCCTGGAGCCGCACCACGCCGAGCTGCTGCCCGAGGTGGTCATCAGCATCGGCGCGGAGGGCTTCGCCCGGCTCGCCGTCAAGGCGATGCAGCCCAGGCCGAAGCCCCAGGTCTACGTCGATCACATCCACGCCCCCCTGGTGAGCGTCCGGGAGCAGGCGGAGGTGGTGGTCGCGCGACTGCGGGCGGCGGGGGAGGCGAGCTTCCAGGAACTGGTCGAGGACGCGCCGGACACGCTGACCGTCGTGGCGCGCTTCCTGGCCCTGCTGGAGCTCTACCGCGAGAAGGCGGTCACCCTGGACCAGGAGGAGGCGCTGGGCGCGCTCACGGTCCGCTGGGCCGGCGGCGAGGGCGCCGAGCCGCGGGTCACCGACGAGTTCGACCGCGAGCCCACCCGGGACGAGCCGGACGAACCCCACGAGGCGAACGAGACGCACGGGCGGGATCCCGACCACCGGGAGCACCGGGAGCCGGACGGAGCCCCCGTACGGGCCCCCGAGCCGCAGGAGGAGACGGCATGA
- a CDS encoding DUF952 domain-containing protein: MIYHLVRLDDWLVAPDRPYAPASLAEDGFVHCSPDESTTLAVANAFFREVPGPLMALMIDEHRLDVLVRWEAADPEPPPGVGPEVLFPHVFGHINRTAVVGMLEVERDAEGRATGLAVWS; this comes from the coding sequence ATGATCTACCACCTGGTGCGCCTCGACGACTGGCTGGTCGCGCCCGACCGCCCCTACGCCCCGGCCTCGCTCGCCGAGGACGGCTTCGTGCACTGCTCGCCCGACGAGAGCACCACCCTCGCCGTCGCCAACGCCTTCTTCCGCGAGGTGCCGGGCCCGCTGATGGCGCTGATGATCGACGAGCACCGGCTGGACGTCCTGGTCCGCTGGGAGGCCGCCGACCCGGAGCCGCCGCCGGGGGTGGGGCCCGAGGTCCTCTTCCCGCACGTCTTCGGCCACATCAACCGCACCGCGGTGGTGGGAATGCTGGAGGTCGAACGCGACGCGGAGGGCCGCGCCACCGGCCTCGCGGTCTGGTCTTAG
- a CDS encoding prephenate dehydrogenase, whose translation MRTALVIGTGLIGTSAALALQSRGVQVHLADHDPAQARTAAALGAGTDEEPGGPVDLAIVAVPPAHTAHTLADAMRRDVARGYLDVASVKAGPRRELEALGLDLSRYIGTHPMAGRERSGPLAGTAELFEGRPWVLTPTRDTDTEVLNLALELVALCRAVPVVMDAEAHDRAVALVSHTPQLISSMVAARLEEADETAVRLCGQGIRDVTRIAASNPAMWLDILSANPGPVADVLAAVASDLEGTVRALRALQSAEEDERDGGAAGIEDVLRRGNAGRERVPGKHGAAPAAYETVTVHIGDQPGELARIFADAGRAGVNIEDVRIEHATGQQAGLIQLTVEPQAAPGLTATLRERGWSIRQ comes from the coding sequence GTGAGAACCGCCCTCGTCATCGGCACCGGACTGATCGGCACCTCGGCCGCGCTGGCCCTCCAGAGCCGGGGCGTCCAGGTCCACCTCGCCGACCACGACCCGGCCCAGGCCCGCACCGCGGCCGCGCTCGGCGCCGGCACGGACGAGGAGCCGGGCGGTCCGGTCGACCTGGCGATCGTCGCCGTACCGCCGGCCCACACGGCCCACACCCTCGCCGACGCGATGCGCCGCGACGTCGCGCGCGGCTACCTGGACGTCGCCAGCGTCAAGGCCGGGCCGCGCCGCGAGCTGGAGGCCCTCGGCCTGGACCTGAGCCGCTACATCGGCACCCACCCCATGGCGGGCCGTGAGCGCTCCGGCCCGCTGGCCGGCACCGCCGAGCTCTTCGAGGGCCGGCCGTGGGTGCTGACTCCCACCCGGGACACCGACACCGAGGTGCTCAACCTCGCCCTGGAGCTGGTGGCGCTGTGCCGGGCGGTGCCGGTGGTGATGGACGCGGAGGCCCACGACCGCGCGGTGGCGCTGGTCTCGCACACCCCGCAGCTGATCTCCAGCATGGTCGCGGCCCGGCTGGAGGAGGCCGACGAGACGGCGGTGCGGCTGTGCGGGCAGGGCATCCGCGACGTCACCCGGATCGCCGCGTCGAACCCCGCCATGTGGCTCGACATCCTCTCCGCCAACCCCGGCCCGGTGGCCGATGTGCTCGCTGCCGTCGCCTCCGACCTGGAGGGGACGGTACGGGCACTGCGCGCGCTCCAGTCCGCCGAGGAGGACGAGCGGGACGGCGGCGCGGCCGGCATCGAGGACGTGCTGCGGCGCGGCAACGCCGGCCGTGAGCGGGTGCCGGGAAAGCACGGCGCGGCCCCGGCGGCGTACGAGACGGTGACCGTCCACATCGGCGACCAGCCCGGTGAGCTGGCCCGCATCTTCGCCGACGCCGGCCGGGCCGGGGTCAACATCGAGGACGTGCGGATCGAGCACGCCACCGGCCAGCAGGCGGGTCTGATCCAGCTCACCGTGGAGCCCCAGGCTGCCCCGGGCCTGACCGCGACCCTGCGGGAACGGGGCTGGTCGATCAGGCAGTGA
- a CDS encoding tetratricopeptide repeat protein, whose protein sequence is MPTLTAPAAGGKAQVDGSEPVAEQVVGTEGAARATRNRRPPEPVRRGGAAGPRPADAPAEAEASPGDGGFLGRERELDALRADIDRTGLDTLAGRKAARGRVLLIAGRPGSGRTSLAEALVRRLRGDYPDGLLRARLTTSGGVPVPAARPARDFLAAVGVTAPPGAREDELSELLRKALAGRRMILLLDDAGSAEQVDALLPDAPDCLVVAVSRGPLTGIPDVRPCTLGGLPEAAGVELLSRRAGSTRITNDPQAAEAVVRLCDAQPAALVLAGGWLAARPKASVADLARRLRAQPAGAEDQGARPLARAFRLVHEELPEPAARMLRLLALAPDGTVDAVTASALAGCSVPIAQGALEDFTALGLLTALPRPERAGNGAAAGGRDPVAAPHAVGPAREPSADSVARHRVPGCLEPLLRAELERERSGEVELARARMLERTVRLLYACRLAARPGDRAAREKLAGLPRALRFPSPQAAEGWLTERLPELLEGARLAVADGELDTLARRLLSGLTQALAAHRGTEAAAPELYGLHQLVLDVARRRELELEEAAALLNLGDLDARAGRTREALVRYKEALEAARVVGDPYATGRSLESIGSTYQELGDWHRAADWYGRALALRLSRGELADEARLYGRLGAVRTYAGQWGEALRAWRAAAAVCRRLGDLPGHARALSETARVQEYAGRPHEALRTCLEAIEAARRAEDVRLQAAVRLRAADSLERLGDPGAARLHRGAAERLLAAAGEDGDAAGAGPASGAVGTPGGAVADPEAAAGQAEPTTSRGEAPAGRGAGGSGRPKGGAVERSGAARAVAGEPGAEGENEPTYEISSGTAKD, encoded by the coding sequence ATGCCGACCCTGACCGCGCCCGCGGCGGGTGGGAAAGCGCAGGTGGACGGGAGTGAGCCCGTGGCGGAGCAGGTGGTCGGCACGGAGGGGGCCGCAAGGGCGACGCGGAACCGGCGGCCACCCGAACCCGTGCGCCGGGGCGGGGCGGCCGGCCCGCGCCCCGCGGACGCGCCCGCGGAGGCGGAGGCGAGCCCCGGCGACGGCGGGTTCCTGGGACGGGAGCGCGAGCTCGACGCGCTGCGGGCCGACATCGACCGGACCGGCCTCGACACCCTCGCCGGCCGCAAGGCCGCGCGCGGACGCGTGCTGCTCATCGCCGGTCGTCCCGGCTCGGGACGCACCTCGCTGGCCGAGGCGCTGGTCCGCCGGCTGCGGGGCGACTACCCGGACGGGCTGCTGCGGGCCCGGCTGACCACCTCCGGCGGCGTCCCGGTGCCCGCCGCCCGCCCCGCGCGGGACTTCCTCGCCGCCGTCGGCGTCACCGCCCCGCCCGGGGCGCGGGAGGACGAGCTCTCCGAGCTGCTGCGCAAGGCCCTCGCCGGGCGGCGGATGATCCTGCTGCTCGACGACGCCGGCAGCGCGGAACAGGTGGACGCGCTGTTGCCGGACGCCCCCGACTGCCTGGTCGTCGCCGTCTCGCGCGGGCCGCTGACCGGCATCCCGGACGTACGGCCCTGCACCCTGGGCGGGCTGCCCGAGGCGGCCGGCGTGGAGCTGCTCAGCCGACGCGCCGGGTCCACCCGGATCACCAACGACCCGCAGGCGGCCGAGGCCGTGGTGCGGCTGTGCGACGCGCAGCCCGCCGCGCTGGTGCTCGCCGGCGGCTGGCTCGCCGCCCGGCCCAAGGCGTCCGTGGCCGACCTCGCCAGACGGCTGCGCGCCCAGCCGGCCGGCGCCGAGGACCAGGGCGCCCGGCCGCTGGCCCGCGCCTTCCGGCTCGTCCACGAGGAGCTGCCGGAACCGGCGGCCCGCATGCTCCGGCTGCTCGCGCTCGCCCCCGACGGCACCGTCGACGCCGTCACCGCCTCCGCGCTCGCGGGCTGCTCCGTGCCGATCGCCCAGGGCGCGCTGGAGGACTTCACCGCCCTGGGCCTGCTGACGGCGCTGCCCCGCCCGGAGCGGGCCGGGAACGGGGCGGCGGCCGGTGGCCGGGATCCCGTCGCCGCCCCCCACGCCGTCGGGCCCGCACGGGAGCCGTCCGCGGATTCCGTCGCCCGCCACCGCGTGCCGGGGTGCCTGGAGCCGCTGCTCCGGGCGGAGCTGGAACGGGAGCGTTCGGGGGAGGTGGAACTGGCACGGGCGCGGATGCTGGAGCGGACCGTGCGTCTGCTGTACGCGTGCCGGCTGGCGGCCCGCCCCGGTGACCGGGCGGCGCGGGAGAAGCTCGCCGGGCTGCCCCGGGCGCTGCGGTTCCCCTCACCGCAGGCGGCCGAGGGCTGGCTGACGGAGCGGCTGCCGGAGCTGCTCGAGGGCGCCCGGCTGGCGGTCGCCGACGGCGAACTGGACACGCTGGCCCGCCGGTTGCTCTCGGGGCTGACGCAGGCGCTGGCCGCGCACCGGGGCACCGAGGCTGCCGCGCCCGAGCTGTACGGGCTGCACCAGCTGGTGCTCGACGTGGCCCGCCGCCGCGAACTGGAGCTGGAGGAGGCGGCCGCGCTGCTCAACCTCGGCGACCTGGACGCACGGGCGGGACGGACCCGGGAGGCGCTGGTCCGCTACAAGGAGGCGCTGGAGGCCGCGCGAGTGGTCGGCGACCCGTACGCGACCGGGCGTTCGTTGGAGTCCATCGGCAGCACCTACCAGGAACTGGGGGACTGGCACCGCGCCGCCGACTGGTACGGGAGGGCGCTGGCGCTGCGCCTGTCGCGGGGCGAACTGGCCGACGAGGCGCGGCTGTACGGACGTCTGGGGGCCGTGCGCACCTACGCCGGGCAGTGGGGCGAGGCGCTGCGCGCCTGGCGGGCCGCGGCCGCCGTGTGCCGTCGGCTCGGCGATCTGCCGGGCCACGCGCGGGCGTTGAGCGAGACCGCGCGGGTGCAGGAGTACGCCGGCCGGCCGCACGAGGCGCTGCGCACCTGCCTGGAGGCGATCGAGGCGGCCCGGCGCGCGGAGGACGTACGGCTTCAGGCGGCGGTGCGGCTGCGGGCCGCCGACTCCCTGGAGCGGCTGGGCGACCCGGGCGCGGCCCGGCTGCACCGGGGTGCGGCGGAGCGGCTGCTGGCCGCTGCGGGGGAGGACGGCGACGCGGCGGGCGCGGGGCCGGCGAGCGGGGCGGTGGGAACGCCGGGCGGGGCGGTGGCGGATCCGGAGGCCGCGGCGGGGCAAGCGGAACCCACGACGAGCCGGGGAGAGGCCCCGGCGGGGCGGGGCGCGGGCGGGTCGGGGCGGCCGAAGGGCGGGGCCGTGGAGCGCTCGGGTGCCGCGAGGGCCGTCGCTGGAGAGCCCGGAGCGGAAGGCGAAAATGAGCCGACCTACGAAATCAGTAGTGGCACCGCGAAAGATTGA
- a CDS encoding pseudouridine synthase translates to MRSSGSGKNSGRGNYRGAGNQRDDRQGQRPRRPRPEERRYDVGGPAEESGQRRGRGTAARGGAKGGPKAPQNPQGARRGGPQSGRSGAPARSRELDATIEQRNRDRYANKPQIKTPKTFPGAEQEGERLQKVLARAGMGSRRACEELIDQRRVEVNGEIVTEQGLRVDPEKDEIKVDGLTVATQSYLFFALNKPAGVVSTMEDPDGRQCLGDYVTNRETRLFHVGRLDTETEGIILLTNHGELAHRLTHPRYGVRKTYLAAIQGPLPRELGKRLKDGIPLEDGYARADHFRVVQNTGKNYLVEVSLHEGRKHIVRRMLAEAGFPVDKLVRTHFGPIALGDQKSGWLRRLTNTEVGMLMREVEL, encoded by the coding sequence ATGCGAAGCAGCGGCAGCGGCAAGAACAGCGGACGCGGTAACTACCGGGGCGCCGGCAACCAGCGCGACGACAGGCAGGGGCAGCGTCCCCGCCGTCCCCGGCCCGAAGAGCGCCGCTACGACGTCGGCGGCCCCGCCGAGGAGAGCGGCCAGCGCCGCGGTCGTGGCACGGCCGCACGCGGTGGCGCCAAGGGCGGCCCGAAGGCCCCGCAGAACCCCCAGGGCGCCCGGCGCGGCGGCCCCCAGAGCGGTCGCAGCGGCGCCCCGGCCCGTTCGCGCGAGCTCGACGCCACGATCGAGCAGCGCAACCGGGACCGGTACGCGAACAAGCCGCAGATCAAGACGCCCAAGACCTTCCCCGGCGCGGAGCAGGAGGGCGAGCGGCTGCAGAAGGTCCTCGCCCGCGCCGGCATGGGCTCCCGCCGGGCCTGCGAGGAGCTGATCGACCAGCGCCGCGTCGAGGTCAACGGCGAGATCGTCACGGAGCAGGGGCTCCGCGTGGACCCGGAGAAGGACGAGATCAAGGTCGACGGGCTGACCGTGGCCACCCAGTCGTACCTGTTCTTCGCGCTCAACAAGCCCGCCGGTGTGGTCTCCACCATGGAGGACCCGGACGGCCGCCAGTGCCTCGGCGACTACGTGACCAACCGGGAGACCCGGCTGTTCCACGTCGGCCGCCTGGACACCGAGACCGAGGGCATCATCCTGCTCACCAACCACGGTGAGCTGGCGCACCGCCTCACCCACCCCCGGTACGGCGTGCGCAAGACCTACCTCGCCGCCATCCAGGGCCCGCTCCCGCGCGAGCTGGGCAAGCGGCTCAAGGACGGCATCCCGCTGGAAGACGGCTACGCCCGCGCCGACCACTTCCGCGTGGTCCAGAACACCGGCAAGAACTACCTGGTCGAGGTGAGCCTGCACGAGGGCCGCAAGCACATCGTGCGCCGCATGCTCGCCGAGGCCGGCTTCCCGGTCGACAAGCTGGTCCGCACCCACTTCGGCCCGATCGCCCTCGGCGACCAGAAGTCCGGCTGGCTGCGGCGGCTGACCAACACGGAGGTCGGCATGCTGATGCGCGAGGTCGAGCTCTAG
- the scpB gene encoding SMC-Scp complex subunit ScpB codes for MSEQHPETVADLELKPALEAVLMVVDEPATEDHLAKVLQRSRREVADALRALADEYTVQGRGFELRLVAGGWRFYSRPDYAAAVEGFVLDGQQARLTQAALETLAVVAYRQPVSRSRVSAVRGVNCDGVMRTLLQRGLVAEAGTEPETGAILYTTTNYFLERMGLRGLDELPELAPFLPEADAIEAETQEGVPSFDPDAPDTDADDKTEL; via the coding sequence ATGAGCGAGCAGCACCCGGAGACGGTCGCCGACCTCGAACTGAAGCCCGCCCTGGAGGCGGTGCTCATGGTCGTCGACGAGCCCGCCACCGAGGACCACCTGGCCAAGGTCCTCCAGCGGTCGCGGCGGGAGGTCGCCGACGCGCTGCGCGCCCTCGCGGACGAGTACACCGTCCAGGGCCGAGGATTCGAGCTGCGGCTCGTCGCCGGCGGCTGGCGCTTCTACAGTCGGCCCGACTACGCCGCCGCCGTCGAGGGCTTCGTCCTGGACGGCCAGCAGGCCCGGCTCACCCAGGCCGCGCTGGAGACCCTGGCGGTGGTCGCCTACCGCCAACCGGTCAGCCGTTCCCGCGTCTCGGCCGTGCGCGGGGTGAACTGCGACGGCGTGATGCGCACCCTTCTCCAGCGGGGTCTGGTGGCCGAGGCGGGCACGGAACCCGAAACAGGTGCGATCCTGTACACGACGACGAACTACTTTCTGGAGCGGATGGGCCTTCGTGGCCTGGACGAGCTCCCGGAGCTCGCGCCCTTCCTCCCGGAGGCGGACGCGATCGAGGCCGAGACGCAAGAGGGTGTGCCGTCGTTCGATCCGGACGCACCGGACACCGACGCAGACGACAAGACGGAACTTTGA
- the aroH gene encoding chorismate mutase — protein MAVRAVRGAVQLDRDEAGHMHERVAELLTAILERNSLEPEDLISVWFTATPDLHCDFPAVAARRLGITDVPLICAQELDVAGAMPRVVRILAHVETELAKSAVAHVYLGAAAALRKDIAQ, from the coding sequence GTGGCGGTACGAGCGGTCCGTGGGGCCGTCCAACTGGACCGGGACGAAGCCGGGCACATGCATGAGCGGGTCGCCGAGCTGCTCACCGCCATCCTGGAGCGCAACAGCCTGGAGCCCGAGGACCTGATCAGCGTCTGGTTCACGGCCACCCCGGATCTGCACTGCGACTTCCCCGCCGTCGCCGCCCGCCGGCTCGGCATCACCGACGTGCCGCTGATCTGCGCCCAGGAGCTGGATGTCGCCGGCGCCATGCCGCGCGTGGTCCGCATCCTCGCCCACGTCGAGACCGAGCTCGCCAAGTCCGCCGTCGCGCACGTCTACCTCGGCGCCGCGGCCGCCCTCCGCAAGGACATCGCCCAGTGA
- a CDS encoding ParA family protein, which produces MNESTFSPGGGQPGSAARGQAPSGLSAVGSVAVQTFAAHQSIMTTAQQSQSMDGQHVNAMAGDQRGTDPALADYDDLPDGHFYDPDAEYEPDPEYAATLAPDAARQRRERIGPTGRPLPYFPIPGPLTNHGPAKIIAMCNQKGGVGKTTSTINLGAALAEYGRRVLLVDFDPQGALSVGLGVNPMELDLTVYNLLMERGMSADEVLLKTAVPNMDLLPSNIDLSAAEVQLVSEVARESTLQRALRPLMSDYDYIVIDCQPSLGLLTVNALTAAHKVIVPLECEFFALRGVALLTETIEKVQERLNPDLQLDGILATMYDSRTVHSREVLARVVEAFDDHVYHTVIGRTVRFPETTVAGEPITTYASNSVGAAAYRQLAREVLARCPAE; this is translated from the coding sequence GTGAATGAGTCGACATTTTCTCCCGGGGGTGGTCAACCAGGATCGGCTGCGCGGGGCCAGGCACCCTCCGGGCTCTCGGCTGTCGGCTCCGTCGCTGTCCAGACCTTCGCAGCCCACCAGAGCATCATGACGACAGCCCAGCAGAGCCAGAGCATGGACGGCCAACACGTGAACGCCATGGCCGGCGATCAGCGCGGCACGGATCCCGCGCTCGCCGACTACGACGACCTGCCCGACGGTCACTTCTACGACCCGGACGCGGAGTACGAACCGGACCCGGAGTACGCGGCCACCCTCGCGCCGGACGCCGCACGTCAACGCCGCGAGCGCATCGGCCCGACCGGCCGGCCGCTCCCGTACTTCCCGATCCCGGGCCCGCTGACCAACCACGGCCCCGCGAAGATCATCGCGATGTGCAACCAGAAGGGCGGAGTCGGCAAGACGACCTCGACCATCAACCTGGGCGCGGCCCTCGCGGAGTACGGACGCCGGGTGCTGCTGGTCGACTTCGACCCCCAGGGCGCCCTGTCGGTCGGCCTCGGAGTCAACCCGATGGAGCTGGATCTGACGGTCTACAACCTGCTCATGGAGCGGGGCATGTCGGCCGACGAGGTGCTGCTGAAGACGGCCGTGCCCAACATGGACCTGCTCCCCAGTAATATCGACTTGTCGGCCGCAGAAGTGCAGTTGGTGAGCGAGGTGGCGCGCGAGTCCACCCTGCAGCGGGCGTTGCGGCCGCTGATGTCCGACTACGACTACATCGTGATCGACTGTCAGCCGTCGCTGGGCCTGCTCACCGTCAACGCGCTGACCGCCGCGCACAAGGTGATCGTGCCGCTGGAGTGCGAGTTCTTCGCCCTGCGTGGTGTGGCGTTGCTCACCGAGACCATCGAGAAGGTCCAGGAGCGGCTCAACCCCGACCTCCAACTGGACGGCATCCTCGCGACGATGTACGACTCGCGCACGGTGCACAGCCGTGAGGTCCTCGCGCGTGTCGTCGAGGCGTTCGACGACCACGTCTACCACACGGTCATCGGCCGTACGGTCCGCTTCCCCGAGACCACCGTCGCGGGCGAGCCGATCACCACGTACGCGTCCAACTCCGTCGGTGCCGCCGCCTATCGCCAGCTCGCCAGGGAGGTGCTCGCCCGGTGTCCCGCCGAGTGA